In Thermodesulfobacteriota bacterium, a single window of DNA contains:
- a CDS encoding fumarate reductase/succinate dehydrogenase flavoprotein subunit: protein NAVNIDDVEIKKATDEMLEPYSNEQGENPYTIHHALQDIMGEFVGVFRTKEKLHEGIEEIEVLKERAQVLKIEGTRMYNPGWHLCKDLKSMLIVSEAIARCAHQREESRGAHSRVDFPGYDDEKWGTVNSVISKDNGNMRISTSPLPQMPDELKKIVEGGYK, encoded by the coding sequence CAATGCTGTTAATATTGACGATGTTGAAATCAAAAAAGCTACAGATGAAATGCTTGAGCCTTATAGCAATGAACAAGGCGAGAACCCATACACAATCCACCATGCGCTTCAGGATATCATGGGTGAGTTTGTAGGTGTTTTCCGTACTAAAGAAAAGCTCCATGAAGGAATAGAAGAAATTGAAGTACTAAAAGAAAGAGCACAAGTATTAAAGATAGAGGGTACCAGGATGTACAACCCCGGATGGCATCTTTGCAAAGACCTAAAATCAATGCTCATAGTATCAGAGGCAATAGCCAGATGCGCTCACCAAAGAGAAGAGAGCAGAGGGGCACACAGCCGAGTAGACTTCCCAGGATATGACGATGAAAAATGGGGCACGGTTAACTCAGTAATCTCAAAAGATAACGGCAATATGAGGATTAGCACATCACCTCTCCCTCAGATGCCGGATGAAC